The following proteins are co-located in the Castanea sativa cultivar Marrone di Chiusa Pesio chromosome 8, ASM4071231v1 genome:
- the LOC142605972 gene encoding uncharacterized protein LOC142605972: MKLKEVPKASKFRKKGLENLQQLDRMSRDVTATGVIAWTSFSNTLPPTMPQEGVGDSSGSSKFKDNQCDMNMDIDSLLQGHTSQSSSLGQKRTSESIPSLQEKKKKIGGVAKLDDHLSQLINVCENRSLAISQESPSSIGNVMEIVRTLPTVKEDPNFVIQISYVLMKRSHREMFLMFKELESQLQWLQRMLLKQKK, from the exons ATGAAGTTGAAG GAAGTACCCAAAGCTTCAAAATTTCGAAAAAAAGGTCTAGAGAATTTACAACAACTTGATAGAATGTCTAGAGATGTTACAGCAACTGGAGTAATTGCATGGACCTCTTTTTCAAACACACTACCTCCAACAATGCCACAAGAGGGTGTTGGCGATTCATCTGGTAGCTCCAAATTTAAGGATAATCAATGTGACATGAATATGGACATTGATAGTTTACTGCAAGGCCATACTAGTCAATCAAGTAGTTTAGGACAAAAGCGAACTAGTGAATCAATACCCTCCTTacaggagaaaaagaagaagataggagGAGTTGCAAAATTGGACGATCATCTTAGTCAATTAATAAATGTATGTGAGAATAGGTCTTTAGCTATTTCTCAAGAGTCACCAAGTTCAATTGGCAATGTCATGGAGATTGTGAGAACACTTCCTACAGTGAAGGAAGACCCAAATTTTGTTATTCAAATTTCCTATGTCTTAATGAAAAGGTCACATAGAGAGATGTTTCTAATGTTCAAGGAGCTAGAGTCACAGCTGCAATGGCTACAAAGAATGCTTCTGAAACAAAAGAAGTGA
- the LOC142605973 gene encoding uncharacterized protein LOC142605973: MEIEEEATNYMDIDPAVLILREERAYWELAAIVEATTKYGVPHEIISDNGLHFKGEAEKLLRKLNIQYHKSSPYHLQTNGVVEAANKNIGRILQKSTKNYKDWMKVVIAIEMGVHSLRIVLESEIPEVDWMQSRYD, from the exons ATGGAGATTGAAGAAGAAGCTACAAATTATATGGATATAGATCCCGCAGTATTGATACTGAGGGAAGAAAGAGCTTACTGGGAGCTAGCTGCCATCGTGGAAGCCACGACTAA ATATGGGGTACCACATGAgattatctcagacaatgggtTGCACTTCAAGGGAGAAGCAGAAAAGTTACTACGAAAGCTCAACATTCAGTACCACAAGTCTTCACCTTACCATCTTCAAACCAATGGGGTGGTTGAGGctgctaataaaaatatagggcGAATCTTGCAGAAAAGCACCAAGAACTACAAAGACTG GATGAAAGTGGTCATTGCCATTGAAATGGGTGTCCATTCACTAAGGATAGTATTGGAAAGTGAAATTCCTGAAGTGGACTGGATGCAAAGCAGATATGACTAG